The following are encoded in a window of Rubellicoccus peritrichatus genomic DNA:
- a CDS encoding spermine synthase codes for MKPRIKLAESRTEDGKILALYSHDGAFSINVSGNELMQSKSFTSERLLGELGVAHLKSDNPARVLVGGLGLGFTLQSVLESVGPEVKVEVVELLPEVIEWNREYLKELNGALLDDPRVEVIIGDVASLIRRAKYGTYDAVMLDVDNGPVALVAKANVSLYSNSGIRSIRTALKVGGRAVFWSASPDQRFVARLERNGFQVEAVPAKIHERAKRAAYILYVVEKSEK; via the coding sequence ATGAAACCACGAATTAAGTTGGCTGAGTCTAGAACTGAAGATGGCAAAATTCTTGCCCTCTATAGTCATGATGGGGCTTTTAGTATCAACGTTAGTGGTAATGAGTTGATGCAATCAAAATCATTCACTTCGGAGAGGTTACTCGGCGAACTCGGAGTGGCACATTTGAAAAGTGATAATCCCGCTCGTGTTCTTGTTGGCGGTCTCGGTCTGGGCTTTACGCTTCAGAGTGTATTGGAGTCAGTTGGCCCTGAGGTGAAAGTCGAGGTGGTTGAGTTGCTTCCTGAAGTGATTGAGTGGAATCGCGAATATCTCAAAGAGCTAAATGGTGCACTGCTTGATGATCCACGTGTAGAAGTCATAATAGGCGATGTGGCAAGCTTGATCCGTAGAGCTAAATATGGCACCTATGATGCCGTTATGTTGGATGTTGATAATGGTCCTGTTGCCTTGGTGGCCAAGGCGAATGTCTCGCTATATTCAAACTCCGGAATTCGCTCTATTCGTACGGCTCTGAAAGTGGGTGGTCGTGCTGTTTTTTGGTCGGCAAGTCCGGACCAACGGTTCGTGGCTCGACTAGAGAGGAACGGTTTTCAAGTAGAAGCTGTTCCTGCTAAAATACATGAGCGAGCAAAGCGCGCAGCCTACATACTATATGTAGTAGAAAAGTCTGAAAAATAG
- a CDS encoding type II secretion system protein, whose protein sequence is MRKLTHVYPRAFTIVELLVSVAIVAILAAIVFPVISGMVEQSRVTKDASNLRNIGVASQLFASDNQIYPGNLTIPDDSENASVSGYLITKDNNRLFKQIDPYVEAGGSTEAYKTSVFASPLKSEDDPGYTYPIHYIQNQNTSFLLSSRAVDPANIVFLTINNGNSYQFWWATAGDRIGYPINDDTQTHALMLDGSIRTLTSDEMVEEIIQPEWVQ, encoded by the coding sequence ATGCGTAAACTAACCCACGTATATCCACGCGCTTTTACAATTGTAGAGCTTTTAGTATCCGTCGCAATTGTAGCAATACTTGCGGCAATCGTCTTTCCTGTTATCTCTGGGATGGTTGAGCAATCAAGAGTGACGAAAGATGCTTCCAACCTTCGTAATATTGGTGTGGCCAGTCAATTGTTTGCTTCTGACAACCAAATTTACCCAGGGAACTTGACAATTCCCGATGATAGTGAAAATGCGAGTGTGAGCGGTTATTTAATTACCAAAGACAATAATCGCTTGTTTAAGCAAATTGATCCTTATGTTGAAGCTGGTGGTAGTACTGAGGCATATAAAACCAGCGTTTTTGCGTCACCTTTGAAAAGCGAAGATGATCCAGGTTACACCTACCCAATTCACTATATACAAAATCAAAACACTTCATTCTTACTTAGTTCACGAGCTGTTGATCCGGCGAATATTGTTTTTCTCACGATCAACAATGGCAATAGCTACCAATTCTGGTGGGCCACTGCTGGAGATCGAATCGGTTATCCCATTAATGACGATACTCAAACGCATGCCCTCATGCTGGATGGGAGTATCCGTACACTAACTTCGGATGAGATGGTTGAAGAGATCATTCAGCCTGAATGGGTGCAGTAA
- a CDS encoding Gfo/Idh/MocA family oxidoreductase, with protein sequence MISRDRNEQLPQIAVIGVSGYGRWHLAAAVDQHMRGCAHLHAVVIPNPEDEILVEQWLKRQHVLIYRDYQIMLEENTGLLDLVMIPTGIPLHTPMTLASLRAGAHVLVEKPLASSHKEIQQIKHAEAITGLTVSVGFQDIYGELAARTKSLLVGGILGPLRRITAVGSWPRDLSYYQRNSWAGRLALDDKKPVLDSPLNNAFAHFGNLALYFASEKLGQSADIKSVCAEMYRSQRIESCDTISLRAQTDDDVSINLSFTHAANESMEPRLRVEGERGYMIWRNGNRTRWKINESLQPDQRSEVVHFNRLQMLDQVLARVKGDDVIVADVSMAEKFADLVIAAHESAVIQEKDKSDIFTAIRAAWKTGKTFAEQSLPWSVPGYIVQPENLKNIPLYHA encoded by the coding sequence ATGATTTCAAGAGACAGGAACGAGCAGCTACCGCAAATTGCAGTCATTGGAGTATCCGGCTACGGGCGATGGCATCTTGCTGCTGCAGTCGATCAGCACATGCGAGGTTGCGCCCATCTACATGCAGTCGTTATTCCAAACCCTGAAGATGAAATACTCGTAGAGCAATGGCTTAAGCGGCAGCATGTCCTTATCTATCGAGATTATCAAATTATGCTGGAGGAGAATACTGGCTTGTTGGATTTGGTCATGATACCGACGGGGATTCCATTACATACGCCAATGACGCTTGCCTCTCTTCGTGCTGGTGCTCATGTTTTGGTTGAAAAACCGCTCGCTTCATCACACAAAGAAATTCAGCAGATCAAGCACGCGGAAGCGATCACTGGCCTGACAGTTAGCGTTGGGTTTCAGGATATCTATGGAGAACTTGCTGCACGGACTAAGAGCTTGCTCGTTGGAGGTATCTTAGGGCCTCTTCGAAGGATCACTGCAGTTGGCTCCTGGCCGCGTGATCTTTCATATTATCAACGTAACTCCTGGGCAGGGCGACTCGCTTTGGATGACAAAAAGCCCGTTTTAGACTCTCCACTCAATAATGCTTTTGCTCACTTCGGTAATTTGGCACTCTATTTCGCCAGTGAGAAGCTAGGACAGTCTGCAGATATTAAGTCTGTCTGTGCAGAAATGTATCGAAGCCAGAGAATCGAAAGTTGTGACACGATTTCTTTACGGGCTCAAACAGATGATGATGTGTCGATCAATCTGAGTTTTACTCATGCCGCCAACGAAAGTATGGAACCGAGGTTACGTGTTGAAGGTGAACGAGGTTATATGATCTGGCGCAATGGCAATCGTACTCGGTGGAAGATTAATGAATCACTCCAGCCGGATCAGCGGAGTGAAGTTGTGCATTTCAATCGCTTACAGATGTTAGATCAGGTCCTGGCTCGTGTCAAAGGAGATGACGTCATCGTAGCTGATGTTTCCATGGCAGAGAAATTTGCTGATCTGGTGATCGCAGCCCATGAATCTGCAGTAATTCAGGAGAAAGATAAGAGCGATATTTTTACTGCCATTCGTGCAGCTTGGAAGACTGGAAAAACATTTGCTGAGCAGAGTTTGCCTTGGAGTGTTCCGGGGTATATTGTTCAACCCGAAAACCTCAAAAATATTCCCCTTTACCATGCGTAA
- a CDS encoding sodium:solute symporter yields the protein MRISKIYIIKWLLLLLFSAYVALQADLMAKAESMHRLQLRSDMPEKFSFESESIPFFAWDDRPSAYENDTLIDFFQKDNDFYVLLKSHDALDQYQLCRIDKKGDWAELSSPPFGTCQLADLGMVGVVALIMDDDGGLQLGSYHTVTDRWTSLPLETDRTFKLPVLQSHDGALFLFDRSEPDQLAEAIYEIELASTTVRFSWLDYTAIIIYMIVLISIGLVTSKKSSTSSGFFLGGRKIPFWAVGFSLYATGTSAISFMAIPAKTFATDWTYIWMSVFGIVGFGLLAVYIVPLIRRLLLTSTYEYLEMRFNVAVRLLGGLICIVSQVGGRMSVVLFLPALALSTVTGFNIYACIIVMGGVSIVYTVMGGISAVIWTDVLQVVVLLGGALVSLVAIIMEVPGGLEGVIQTSSQAGKFSTGSFSWSYVVPGFWILLLSQAADLLTWPRDQVMMQRVFATPSAKEAGKSIWTLNLIVIPGNLLFFFLGTALFAYYQSHPVAANPSLDLDATFPHFIVSELPAGVAGLVIAALFAASMSTLDSAMNSVATVVVVDFVARVRKNMSDAARLSVAHWVTIIVGVIGTSVALLLATFDLPSLWDIFIKLMALLGGGFGGVFTLGLLTRRANSIGALTGAVASLIITLWFDAATDANGFAVAAMATFSCIAVGYLVSLLTPASTQSLKGLTIYDR from the coding sequence ATGCGAATCTCGAAGATTTACATTATCAAGTGGCTATTGCTTCTCTTATTTTCGGCCTACGTTGCTCTGCAGGCAGATTTGATGGCTAAAGCTGAGTCTATGCATCGACTTCAGCTGCGCTCGGATATGCCTGAAAAGTTTAGCTTTGAATCAGAAAGTATCCCTTTCTTTGCGTGGGATGATCGTCCTAGTGCTTATGAAAATGATACTTTGATTGATTTCTTTCAGAAAGATAATGATTTTTATGTCTTGTTGAAGTCGCATGACGCTTTGGATCAATATCAGTTATGTCGGATTGATAAGAAAGGAGATTGGGCTGAGTTGTCTTCTCCACCGTTTGGTACCTGCCAACTGGCCGATTTGGGAATGGTTGGTGTTGTTGCTTTAATCATGGATGATGATGGAGGCCTCCAATTGGGGAGTTATCATACGGTAACTGATCGTTGGACTTCACTGCCCTTGGAGACTGATAGGACTTTCAAGCTTCCAGTATTACAGAGTCACGACGGAGCATTGTTTCTTTTCGATCGTAGTGAGCCTGATCAGTTAGCAGAGGCTATATACGAAATCGAACTTGCTTCGACTACAGTGCGTTTCAGCTGGTTGGACTATACCGCGATTATAATTTATATGATTGTGTTGATCAGTATTGGCTTGGTTACGTCTAAAAAATCATCAACCAGTAGTGGCTTTTTCCTTGGTGGGCGTAAGATCCCATTCTGGGCTGTTGGCTTTAGTCTTTATGCAACGGGCACAAGTGCGATCAGTTTCATGGCAATTCCTGCCAAGACTTTTGCTACGGATTGGACCTACATATGGATGAGTGTCTTTGGGATCGTTGGATTTGGACTGCTTGCTGTATATATTGTGCCGTTGATTCGACGCCTATTACTCACGTCTACTTATGAATATCTCGAAATGCGATTTAACGTAGCGGTACGGTTACTCGGTGGGCTGATCTGTATCGTTTCACAAGTTGGTGGGCGAATGAGTGTTGTACTTTTTTTGCCTGCTCTCGCTCTATCGACAGTTACAGGTTTCAATATTTATGCCTGTATCATTGTTATGGGAGGTGTGAGCATTGTTTATACTGTGATGGGTGGTATCAGTGCCGTGATTTGGACAGATGTACTTCAGGTAGTTGTCTTGTTAGGTGGTGCGCTGGTTAGTTTGGTCGCTATTATAATGGAAGTACCCGGTGGTTTGGAAGGAGTCATTCAAACATCAAGCCAAGCTGGAAAATTTTCTACGGGTAGCTTTTCATGGAGTTATGTAGTGCCAGGTTTTTGGATCTTATTACTTTCTCAGGCAGCTGATCTACTTACCTGGCCACGTGATCAGGTTATGATGCAGCGAGTGTTTGCAACTCCATCTGCAAAGGAGGCAGGCAAATCTATATGGACGCTCAATCTTATCGTGATTCCCGGTAACCTGCTTTTCTTCTTTCTGGGAACTGCGCTATTTGCATATTACCAGAGCCACCCCGTTGCCGCAAATCCGTCGTTGGACTTGGACGCAACTTTTCCACATTTCATTGTAAGTGAGCTGCCAGCTGGTGTTGCTGGTTTAGTCATTGCAGCGTTATTCGCAGCTTCAATGTCTACACTGGACAGTGCGATGAACAGTGTGGCGACTGTTGTAGTTGTGGATTTTGTGGCTCGGGTTCGAAAAAATATGAGCGATGCTGCACGATTATCTGTTGCTCACTGGGTGACTATCATTGTTGGTGTTATCGGAACCAGTGTTGCTTTATTGTTGGCGACATTTGATCTTCCTTCGCTATGGGATATCTTCATAAAGTTGATGGCATTGCTTGGTGGCGGGTTTGGAGGGGTTTTTACGCTTGGACTCCTTACTCGGCGTGCCAATTCGATCGGTGCTTTAACAGGTGCGGTCGCGAGTCTGATAATCACTCTATGGTTTGATGCAGCAACAGATGCTAATGGTTTTGCTGTAGCGGCAATGGCGACTTTCAGTTGTATCGCAGTAGGCTATCTCGTGAGTTTGTTAACGCCAGCTTCAACTCAAAGCCTTAAGGGACTGACAATCTATGACCGTTAA
- a CDS encoding LacI family DNA-binding transcriptional regulator — translation MNLKLVANKAGVSEATASRVFNQPDLVDPRKVDAVKAAASELRYEPKKGSSAQRKRRQEKPLKRIGVWIIGASSSRAAQNLQEQLYLLQKCLESEGAEALVVFSKDQSEVPSLLSNGNLDGLLLQGYAPDESISKHIEGLPCVWLMTRREFNCKFDSVEPDNEANGRIAAQWFAQKGLKRVAVVNAWPRHPAFSARTQFFSNEAQIRSLELSKLEAGDWGKESFLEESPGDESVRKLVELYLAMQNVENIQGIYFPDDIIYSSFIRHLRNANIDVERLSCILGDHHPDLIEHLDPRPACLDINLPSIIKQAISRLSTLGQEPSSNVERLRILVPPILNH, via the coding sequence GTGAATTTAAAACTAGTAGCAAATAAAGCAGGTGTTTCAGAAGCGACAGCATCCAGAGTTTTCAATCAACCGGACCTGGTTGATCCTCGTAAAGTTGATGCTGTAAAGGCCGCAGCTTCTGAACTACGTTATGAGCCGAAGAAAGGCTCTTCCGCTCAGCGTAAACGTCGACAGGAGAAACCCTTAAAACGGATCGGCGTATGGATCATCGGAGCCTCCAGCTCACGGGCAGCTCAAAATTTGCAAGAGCAGCTCTACCTACTACAAAAATGCCTTGAAAGTGAAGGCGCAGAGGCTCTGGTCGTTTTCTCCAAAGATCAATCTGAAGTTCCTTCACTTTTGAGTAACGGTAATCTGGATGGCTTGCTCCTTCAAGGCTACGCTCCAGATGAATCAATCTCAAAACATATAGAAGGATTGCCATGCGTATGGTTAATGACGCGCAGGGAATTCAATTGTAAATTCGATTCAGTCGAACCCGACAACGAGGCAAATGGGCGAATTGCAGCGCAGTGGTTTGCCCAAAAAGGGCTTAAGCGAGTAGCCGTCGTCAATGCTTGGCCTCGACATCCTGCTTTTTCCGCACGTACCCAATTTTTCTCCAACGAAGCACAAATCCGCTCACTTGAATTAAGCAAACTTGAGGCGGGTGATTGGGGAAAGGAATCTTTCCTCGAAGAATCACCTGGAGATGAATCAGTTAGAAAGCTGGTTGAGCTCTACCTTGCCATGCAAAATGTAGAGAACATTCAAGGCATCTACTTCCCAGACGACATTATTTACAGCTCATTTATACGCCACCTACGTAATGCCAATATTGATGTAGAGCGCTTAAGCTGTATCCTTGGAGATCACCATCCAGACCTGATTGAACACCTCGACCCTCGACCCGCATGCCTCGATATCAATTTACCCAGCATTATCAAGCAGGCTATTTCACGACTAAGCACCTTAGGGCAAGAACCATCATCAAATGTTGAGCGACTACGTATTCTCGTCCCGCCAATTCTAAATCATTGA
- a CDS encoding LamG domain-containing protein, with product MKKSHTLALVMMTGLVSTLSAQLLDYDFNQTGTNVTNAGSLSSPYNLTLRAQNGSAQDLHGADGSGVSGLAGDRAVDFGSIAVSMGGAGGLGNFISETNSDLSPLSAMTVTGWYRVADGTDLDGGQIIRNNGGNGGWSISFVSAERMQFAFGTGTETLNLRTSTGIYNSNGGDWVFFAVSWDGSDLLFYQSDISTSITAPASTVALSATMAEDTQSFSLGRSNSTSGAFDGLLDNIQVYDSALNQTAIEAIRVGAIPESSSTTLLITLGVIIVAPILLRKRTKKLHN from the coding sequence ATGAAAAAATCACATACACTAGCACTCGTCATGATGACAGGTTTGGTATCCACACTGTCTGCTCAATTACTAGATTATGATTTTAATCAGACAGGCACTAACGTAACAAATGCAGGCTCACTGTCTTCTCCATATAATCTTACACTTCGAGCACAAAATGGCAGTGCACAAGACCTGCATGGTGCAGATGGCTCTGGAGTATCGGGATTGGCTGGCGACCGTGCAGTTGACTTCGGTTCAATAGCTGTATCGATGGGTGGAGCCGGTGGGCTTGGTAACTTCATTTCTGAAACCAATAGTGACTTATCGCCACTCAGCGCAATGACCGTAACCGGATGGTATCGGGTCGCCGATGGTACGGACTTAGACGGTGGTCAGATTATTCGCAACAATGGCGGAAATGGAGGCTGGTCGATCTCTTTTGTTTCAGCAGAACGAATGCAATTCGCATTTGGGACTGGTACCGAAACATTGAATCTCCGCACATCAACTGGTATTTACAATTCTAACGGTGGTGACTGGGTTTTCTTTGCTGTCTCATGGGATGGAAGTGATTTGCTCTTCTATCAAAGCGACATTAGCACATCGATCACCGCACCTGCCAGCACTGTTGCCCTCAGTGCGACAATGGCAGAAGATACACAGAGCTTCAGCCTAGGGCGATCAAACAGCACATCAGGTGCATTTGACGGCTTACTCGATAACATTCAAGTGTATGATAGCGCTCTTAACCAAACAGCAATAGAAGCAATTCGTGTCGGTGCGATACCTGAGTCCAGCAGCACCACCTTACTCATAACCTTGGGAGTAATAATAGTAGCTCCAATACTCCTACGCAAACGCACTAAGAAACTGCATAACTAA